Proteins found in one Arthrobacter sp. U41 genomic segment:
- a CDS encoding DEAD/DEAH box helicase, with the protein MNPHDSLIPLLGRGPDPEQLRHVRTIAARQAVHAPWPGWAHPDLVNAYGSLGIHEPYRHQIQAADLAHAGEHVVIATGTASGKSLAYQLPALDAIHRSELRVLADPGKIHDDGAVTLYLSPTKALAADQLAAIRSLKLPTVRAETYDGDTDPASRRWIRDHANFILANPDMLHFGILPNHAWWARFFRRLRYVIVDEAHSYRGVFGSHVANLMRRLRRICAYYSPDGSGPVFIAASATASEPGTSFGRLIGAPVRAVSEDSSPHGSTTVAFWEPALSEVRGENGAKERRTAVAETADLLANLVSSRVRTIAFIKSRRGAETIASITKRLLDEVDPSLPQRVAAYRSGYLPEERRALEKALRSGELLGVSSTSALELGIDISGLDAVLVAGWPGTRASLFQQIGRAGRAGQDAIAAFVASDDPLDTYLVNHPEAIFDVSVEATVFDPSNPYVLGPHLCAAAAELPLGSAELDLFGATSEKLLDQLVAQGYLRRRPAGWFWTHPQSAAAMVNLRADGGGPVSIVDADTGSLLGTMDSPQTHYQAHTGAIYVHQGESYVVEDLNEDDHCVVVRRANPDYYTTARDVTQIEVLETQRTTQWGDVAVHFGDVKVTTQVVSFQRKALISNEILGEEPLQLGARDLFTKAVWFVMDNRSLTGAGLIEAQFPGALHAAEHAAIGLLPLVASSDRWDIGGVSTAIHADTGVPTIFVYDGHPGGAGFAERGYDKARVWLAATRDAIKACECESGCPSCVQSPKCGNKNNPLDKDAAVTLIDVLLKDATDQMRAGQPDRGATPLQATTPV; encoded by the coding sequence GTGAACCCACATGATTCCCTGATTCCTTTGCTGGGCCGCGGCCCGGACCCGGAACAGCTCCGTCATGTGCGAACCATCGCCGCCCGCCAGGCCGTGCACGCACCCTGGCCCGGGTGGGCCCACCCCGATCTGGTGAACGCCTACGGTTCGCTCGGCATTCACGAGCCCTACCGCCACCAGATCCAGGCCGCCGACCTCGCCCACGCCGGCGAGCACGTCGTGATCGCCACGGGCACCGCCTCCGGAAAATCGCTGGCCTACCAGCTGCCGGCGCTGGACGCGATCCACCGCTCCGAACTGCGGGTCCTTGCCGATCCCGGCAAGATCCACGATGACGGCGCCGTCACCCTTTATCTGTCGCCCACCAAGGCCCTCGCTGCCGACCAGCTGGCTGCCATTCGGTCGCTGAAGCTCCCCACCGTCCGGGCCGAAACCTACGACGGCGACACCGACCCCGCTTCCCGCCGGTGGATCCGGGACCACGCGAACTTCATTCTCGCCAACCCGGACATGCTGCACTTCGGGATCCTCCCCAACCACGCGTGGTGGGCACGGTTCTTCCGCCGGCTGCGCTACGTGATCGTTGACGAGGCCCACAGCTACCGCGGCGTCTTCGGATCCCACGTGGCCAACCTGATGCGCCGGCTGCGCCGCATCTGCGCCTACTACAGCCCGGACGGGTCCGGGCCCGTGTTCATCGCCGCCTCGGCCACCGCGTCCGAGCCCGGGACCTCCTTCGGCAGGCTCATCGGCGCCCCGGTGCGTGCTGTATCCGAGGATTCCTCGCCGCACGGCTCCACGACCGTCGCGTTCTGGGAGCCTGCCCTGAGCGAGGTCCGCGGCGAGAACGGCGCCAAGGAGCGGCGCACGGCCGTGGCGGAAACCGCGGATCTGCTGGCCAACTTGGTGTCCTCGCGGGTGCGGACCATTGCGTTCATCAAGTCCCGGCGCGGCGCCGAGACCATTGCCTCCATCACCAAGCGCCTCCTCGACGAGGTTGATCCCAGCCTGCCGCAGCGGGTGGCGGCCTACCGATCGGGCTATCTGCCGGAGGAGCGCCGTGCCTTGGAGAAGGCGCTGCGCTCCGGTGAACTGCTGGGCGTTTCAAGCACCTCGGCCCTGGAACTGGGGATCGACATCTCCGGGCTCGACGCCGTTCTGGTCGCCGGCTGGCCAGGGACCCGCGCGTCGCTGTTCCAGCAAATCGGCCGGGCCGGACGGGCAGGGCAGGATGCCATTGCCGCCTTCGTCGCGAGCGATGACCCGCTCGACACCTACCTGGTGAACCATCCCGAGGCGATCTTCGACGTCTCGGTGGAGGCCACCGTCTTCGATCCCTCCAATCCCTATGTGCTCGGCCCGCACCTGTGCGCCGCCGCCGCCGAACTGCCCCTGGGGTCTGCCGAGCTGGACCTGTTCGGTGCCACGTCCGAGAAACTGCTGGACCAGCTGGTGGCCCAGGGATATCTGCGCCGGCGCCCCGCCGGGTGGTTCTGGACCCACCCGCAGAGCGCCGCGGCAATGGTGAACCTCAGGGCCGACGGCGGCGGGCCGGTCAGCATCGTGGATGCCGACACCGGGTCCCTGCTCGGGACCATGGATTCACCGCAGACCCATTACCAGGCCCACACGGGCGCCATCTACGTCCACCAGGGCGAGAGCTACGTGGTCGAGGACCTGAATGAAGATGATCATTGCGTGGTGGTGCGCCGGGCGAACCCGGACTACTACACCACCGCCCGGGACGTGACCCAGATCGAGGTGCTCGAAACGCAGCGCACCACCCAGTGGGGCGATGTGGCCGTGCATTTCGGGGACGTGAAAGTGACAACACAGGTGGTCTCCTTCCAGCGCAAGGCGCTCATTTCGAATGAGATCCTCGGTGAGGAACCGCTGCAGCTCGGTGCCCGGGACCTGTTCACCAAGGCGGTGTGGTTTGTCATGGACAACCGCTCGCTGACCGGCGCGGGGCTGATCGAGGCCCAATTCCCGGGTGCCTTGCATGCCGCGGAACATGCGGCGATCGGGCTCCTGCCCCTGGTTGCCTCCAGCGACCGCTGGGACATCGGCGGCGTGTCCACCGCCATCCACGCCGACACCGGAGTGCCGACCATCTTTGTGTACGACGGCCACCCCGGCGGGGCAGGCTTTGCGGAACGGGGCTACGACAAGGCCCGGGTCTGGCTCGCCGCCACGCGCGACGCGATCAAGGCCTGCGAATGCGAGTCCGGCTGCCCGTCCTGTGTGCAGTCGCCCAAGTGCGGCAACAAGAACAACCCCCTCGACAAGGACGCCGCCGTGACCCTCATCGACGTGCTGCTCAAGGATGCGACGGACCAGATGCGCGCCGGGCAGCCGGACCGCGGCGCGACACCGCTGCAGGCTACAACGCCGGTGTAG
- a CDS encoding Rv3654c family TadE-like protein: MNRAPTREGTPGVHREDPRHPEHPGHLQHPEHPEDPEDPERGAGTVLALGLGLLVVLAAVLIALLAQSAAMATRAAAAADLAALAAADAARGITPGEPCAVAADVARRNHARVLSCVEGTGSTVQVRTELEVRTPVGGATGLARAGPPP, translated from the coding sequence ATGAACCGGGCGCCGACCCGCGAGGGCACTCCAGGCGTGCACCGGGAGGACCCCCGGCACCCGGAACACCCCGGGCATCTCCAGCACCCCGAGCACCCCGAGGATCCGGAGGACCCGGAGCGGGGCGCCGGAACCGTCCTGGCGCTGGGGCTGGGACTGCTCGTGGTCCTCGCCGCGGTCCTGATCGCGCTGCTGGCCCAGTCGGCCGCGATGGCCACCCGTGCGGCGGCAGCGGCAGATCTGGCCGCCCTGGCAGCCGCGGATGCTGCCAGGGGAATCACCCCTGGAGAACCCTGCGCTGTCGCCGCGGACGTCGCCCGCCGGAACCACGCCAGGGTTCTCAGCTGCGTGGAAGGCACCGGCAGCACGGTCCAGGTCCGCACGGAGCTCGAGGTCCGCACACCCGTGGGCGGAGCCACCGGGCTGGCCCGGGCAGGGCCGCCCCCGTGA
- a CDS encoding TadE family type IV pilus minor pilin, which yields MRPETSRGAVTAEFAVALPAVLLLLALLLAGSAAGVTQLRLEEAARAGARALARGEDAGAVDGIIRRLAGDSAASAVASEGEWLTVTVSARVPGAVGSLLPWTLSARAWARGETSGPTAAAPVAWTWRHQLQSLAA from the coding sequence GTGCGCCCCGAAACGAGCCGCGGGGCCGTTACCGCCGAATTCGCGGTGGCGCTGCCCGCCGTCCTGCTCCTGCTCGCCCTGTTGCTGGCCGGCTCCGCGGCGGGAGTCACCCAGCTGCGGCTGGAGGAAGCCGCCCGGGCCGGCGCCCGCGCCCTGGCCCGGGGCGAGGACGCAGGCGCCGTAGACGGGATCATCCGCCGGCTCGCGGGCGACTCAGCGGCATCGGCGGTGGCGTCGGAGGGCGAATGGCTCACCGTGACGGTCTCGGCCAGGGTCCCGGGCGCCGTCGGCTCGCTTCTGCCCTGGACTCTCTCGGCCCGAGCCTGGGCCCGCGGCGAAACATCCGGACCGACAGCCGCGGCCCCGGTTGCCTGGACCTGGCGCCACCAGTTGCAGAGTCTCGCGGCATGA
- a CDS encoding DUF4244 domain-containing protein, with protein MPPERGKGKPMSVHHVAPAGARRAKHAHPATERGEIREIYPGASAAEPFRTRNRKTLFGSQSGMATAEYAIATLAAVGFAGILVFIMRSDEVRGFLLDLIRTALALP; from the coding sequence GTGCCGCCGGAACGAGGGAAAGGAAAACCCATGTCAGTCCATCACGTTGCTCCAGCCGGCGCCCGTAGGGCCAAGCACGCCCACCCCGCGACGGAGCGCGGTGAGATCCGCGAAATCTATCCGGGGGCAAGCGCCGCTGAACCGTTCCGGACCCGAAATCGGAAAACACTGTTTGGCTCCCAAAGTGGAATGGCGACCGCCGAGTACGCCATTGCCACGCTCGCCGCGGTGGGCTTCGCCGGCATCCTCGTGTTCATCATGCGCAGCGACGAGGTCCGGGGATTTCTGCTCGACCTCATCCGCACGGCGCTCGCCTTGCCATGA
- a CDS encoding type II secretion system F family protein, with product MTADAAGLAVLSILAVAAVTAFSDRGMARRRLRRQLQTGPDAGNSGRSKFGHRPAGEAGGPGLGDAAMMLELIGAMLEAGAGLGRALALVAELGTPEVRGPLRPVVAALAMGADWDTAWRSSDVRSPGLLALRHALGFAALTGAPSSAILYAQAARLRRERFRSAEKHAAALGVKLVVPLGLCSLPAFICLGVVPVLLAMLPG from the coding sequence ATGACAGCAGACGCCGCAGGTCTGGCGGTGCTTTCGATTCTGGCGGTCGCGGCCGTGACTGCGTTTTCGGACCGCGGCATGGCCAGGCGGAGGCTCCGACGCCAGCTGCAGACTGGCCCGGACGCCGGGAACTCGGGCCGCTCAAAATTCGGCCACCGGCCGGCCGGGGAAGCCGGCGGGCCCGGGCTCGGTGATGCGGCCATGATGCTGGAACTTATCGGCGCGATGCTCGAGGCGGGAGCCGGACTCGGCCGGGCCCTGGCGCTGGTGGCCGAGTTGGGAACGCCGGAGGTCCGTGGTCCGCTGCGGCCGGTCGTCGCCGCGCTCGCCATGGGCGCCGACTGGGACACCGCCTGGCGCAGCTCCGATGTCCGGTCGCCAGGACTGCTCGCCTTGCGCCATGCGCTGGGATTTGCCGCGCTCACCGGTGCCCCGTCCTCAGCCATCCTGTACGCCCAGGCGGCACGCCTGCGCCGCGAGCGCTTCCGGTCCGCGGAGAAACATGCCGCAGCCCTGGGCGTGAAGCTTGTGGTGCCGCTGGGCCTGTGTTCTCTGCCGGCGTTCATCTGCCTGGGTGTCGTTCCGGTGCTGCTGGCGATGCTGCCGGGCTGA
- a CDS encoding type II secretion system F family protein: MNALLIGVLALAVFLALSPPAARHHRIRAALAETRQVPAAGSPSGPGRVPGWRRRNMPAVSMTLLVQQMAALLKGGRAPARLWDELWLLHVGDPSGPLPGGRPSGRIPALAPESERRLAAARAAAMRGSPVAAAIRSGGAAVSGGTGPVPTGDTGAGEVLRERRVWFQLAACFDVAEASGCPLAEVLTRFAAQLEAEDDAEAARQTALAGPRATVRLLTWLPFLGFGLGVLLGVDPAEVLLGTPVGVAALAAGLVLTAAGRIWSARLVRAAAGLHP; encoded by the coding sequence GTGAACGCCCTCCTCATCGGCGTCCTGGCGCTCGCAGTGTTCCTGGCGCTCTCGCCGCCAGCAGCCCGGCACCACCGGATCCGCGCGGCCCTGGCTGAAACACGGCAGGTCCCGGCCGCCGGCTCCCCGTCGGGTCCTGGCAGGGTGCCGGGGTGGCGGCGCCGGAACATGCCCGCAGTTTCGATGACCCTGCTCGTGCAGCAGATGGCGGCTTTGCTGAAGGGCGGCCGCGCTCCCGCGCGCTTGTGGGATGAGCTGTGGCTCCTGCATGTGGGCGATCCGTCCGGACCCCTGCCCGGGGGAAGACCGTCCGGCCGGATCCCGGCGCTGGCACCGGAATCCGAGCGGAGGCTTGCTGCAGCACGCGCCGCGGCGATGCGCGGGTCACCCGTCGCGGCAGCCATCCGTTCCGGAGGCGCGGCCGTGTCCGGCGGAACAGGGCCGGTACCGACCGGGGACACTGGCGCCGGCGAGGTTCTGCGTGAGCGTCGCGTCTGGTTTCAGCTCGCCGCGTGCTTTGACGTGGCCGAGGCCAGCGGCTGCCCGCTGGCAGAGGTGTTGACCCGCTTCGCCGCCCAGCTTGAGGCCGAGGACGACGCCGAGGCCGCCCGTCAGACCGCGCTGGCCGGACCCCGCGCGACGGTACGGCTGCTGACCTGGCTTCCGTTCCTGGGCTTCGGCCTGGGCGTGCTGCTGGGCGTGGACCCTGCCGAGGTCCTGCTGGGAACTCCCGTGGGGGTGGCGGCCCTCGCGGCAGGCCTGGTCCTGACCGCGGCAGGCCGGATCTGGTCCGCACGGCTGGTCCGGGCGGCCGCGGGACTTCACCCATGA